CGATGGAGCAGAACCCGCAGAAGCGCGGCGTTTGCACTCGCGTGTACACCACGACCCCGAAGAAGCCGAACTCGGCGCTTCGCAAGGTGGCCAAGATCCGTCTGACCAACCAGCGCGAAGTCATCGCCTACATTCCGGGTGAAGGCCACAACCTGCAAGAACACTCCGTGGTCCTGATCCGCGGCGGCCGTGTGCGCGACCTTCCCGGTGTGCGCTACCACGTGCTGCGCGGCGTGCTCGACACACAGGGCGTCAAGGATCGCCGCCAGAGCCGTTCGAAGTACGGCGCTAAGCGTCCGAAGTAAGCGTTCGCGCTTTAGCTGGTTTCGGCCGCGCGCCCCTGGTTGGCTGGTGCGGCCCAAAATAAGGAATTAGTCCGATGTCACGTCGTCGTCGTCCCGAGAAGCGGGAAATTCTGCCGGATCCCAAGTTCGGTGATCTCATCCTGTCGAAGTTCATGAACAACCTCATGCTCGACGGTAAGAAGTCGG
Above is a genomic segment from Altererythrobacter sp. Root672 containing:
- the rpsL gene encoding 30S ribosomal protein S12: MPTINQLVRKGRVLQKAKSKVPAMEQNPQKRGVCTRVYTTTPKKPNSALRKVAKIRLTNQREVIAYIPGEGHNLQEHSVVLIRGGRVRDLPGVRYHVLRGVLDTQGVKDRRQSRSKYGAKRPK